In the Loxodonta africana isolate mLoxAfr1 chromosome 1, mLoxAfr1.hap2, whole genome shotgun sequence genome, one interval contains:
- the C1H8orf33 gene encoding LOW QUALITY PROTEIN: UPF0488 protein C8orf33 homolog (The sequence of the model RefSeq protein was modified relative to this genomic sequence to represent the inferred CDS: inserted 2 bases in 1 codon; substituted 1 base at 1 genomic stop codon), which produces MEEEKLRKGGCSTWHPQDALVGGPGTAHASHSPQLFSPVPSALGPASVTCCPVSLCSSHPTCSDTAFRAHPVGSEGNAASKQRKKTRKRASVVNGGRKPSQKSAPEESPASAEAHVEQLVXALAWCIEQLELGLRTQRPSPKQKEQVTGAIRILHSERTSLPQKRLLMHSSFGDSPAEMEAERCQAPRALRAXSPLAQVQPVGEATRKKSRRVCRPRPVGGAKATLDTPVEEFRFNFF; this is translated from the exons atggaggaggaaaaactccgaaaaggagg ATGCAGCACATGGCATCCCCAGGATGCCCTGGTCGGGGGTCCAGGTACCGCCCATGCGTCCCACAGCCCCCAGCTCTTCAGCCCCGTTCCCAGTGCCCTGGGTCCTGCCTCTGTAACATGCTGCCCAGTGAGTCTCTGCTCAAGCCACCCCACGTGCAGTGACACTGCCTTCAGGGCGCACCCTGTGGGTTCTGAAGGCAATGCAGCCTCTAAGCAAAGGAAGAAAACCCGGAAAAGGGCCTCTGTGGTGAATGGAGGCAGGAAGCCCTCACAAAAGTCTGCCCCAGAGGAATCTCCTGCAAGCGCTGAGGCCCACGTGGAGCAGCTGGTCTAGGCGCTGGCCTGGTGCATAGAGCAGCTGGAGCTAGGCCTCAGGACCCAGAGACCCAGCCCAAAACAGAAAGAGCAAGTTACTGGGGCAATTCGGATCCTGCACAGCGAAAGAACTTCTTTGCCCCAGAAGAGGTTGCTGATGCATTCCTCGTTTGGGGACTCTCCGGCTGAGATGGAAGCAGAGCGGTGCCAGGCCCCGCGGGCCCTCAGGGC TAGCCCACTGGCACAGGTGCAGCCTGTAGGTGAGGCCACCAGAAAGAAGAGCCGAAGGGTCTGTAGGCCTCGCCCAGTTGGTGGAGCCAAGGCCACCCTGGACACCCCTGTTGAAGAGTTTAGGTTCAATTTCTTTTAA